CAAATGAAATCTCTTAATGATTCCACTAAACTGATTCTTAGGAAGTAATAAAATTGCACATTCAGTGCTATTGGCCCCTTCTTGATTGTACTTCAAACTCAACCACGGCTGCAAATGGAGCAAAGCTGATCGGTATGCTCATAACTTGGAGACATTCGTCCCCAATTAGATAAAATTCAGTGATTGCGGGTGTTTTCTGGGAACTCTTGGTAGCTGCTACCTAGGGAAAAAAACATTGATACTCCGATGTGGGGATCCTCCACAGTTGGTTCAGATGTTTATGTTGTCGTTACTGAACATATTTGATTTTGAGCTTGATGTGATCATTTTTTGTTTTGACCGAAAGATCCCTATGATCattgtttgtttcttgtattcctTGCGTGCTAACTTTTGCCGCAACGAAACTCATGTTATCAAGGTTGACGCCATACAATAATACATTAATATCTCAAAGTTTTCTTTGTTGGTtgcatctttatttgatggCTCCATTGCATTGGTCCTGGCACACGTACAATTTAATCATTTTCTTTGGTTAAAACTGTTAGGCGACACACTGTGGACAGAAGTTTAAGATAATTGCTGAAGTTTTTGACTTTTTAGGCTAAATTCtgaattgattttttttcaaggTTTGATGTTTGGGAATTTCTAATAACCAACAACACACATATCAGAGAATTTCATTTACAAGAGTTGTGCACTCGCGGTGGACTGGTTAGAGCGTTGAACTCCAGGAGTCGTTGAAACTCCCGTCCTGACCTGGATTCGAAGCACGGCACCTTCTTAGAACCAAGCCCAGGGGTAGTCTCCCCCTCATGGTCCATTTTTTTAGAATGCAAAGAAAATACGAACAGTCTAGTCTATAATATACACGTGGTCTGAGCTAGGTGTAATCAACTGCTCTATTCACCAATGTGGATGCACTTACCGATGCAAACTATAACGTCAACACCTATAGAGTATTCCTAGTAGTCAAAACGTAGAGCGTACTCCTGAATTTTCCTTGCACCATTTTTACTGACGGAACAAGTGAGAAATATGGCAATTTTTTATGATCTTGCAGCTCATCTGCCAGTTGACAGCTCAATGGCTTCCTGAATGTTTAGAGATTCTTCACTGAAGCTGAATAGTTTGCGCTGCTGCCTCATTTCATGCTGCTGTCGTCGGTTGAGCTCAGCTAGCTGCCACTCCTCCCATCGCTCTACTGGGACAAACTCTCCTTCCAGCATCTGCACCACCTCAGACATTGCAGGGCGTTGATCAGGGTCCATGTGGGTGCAGAGGAGTGCTACCTGGGTAATCTTCTCCAGCTCTTCATGGTTGTATGCACCACCTAGATTGCGATCGACAATTTCATGTAGTCGCCCTTCTTCCATCAACATTTTGACCTTCACATTTGCAATTTGAATCAACATATGAATTTAATTATAGTTTTAAAAGGGGCCAATTATGTGAAAGTATGAACTATGAAGTAATGTTTGACCAGAAAATGTAAGATAATTGCATGGTTACCTATTGCTGCTACTGATACtatattttttctctctctcgaacacacaggagagctgcgcatcaatatattatGAAGAAAATGGGGATAAAGAACCTCAGAATGTTACAGATATGAAGGGCCTGTAACCCTTACTCTTAAGACCAAAAACAACAAGACCGGGAACACTAGACCAAAAGACCAAAAGACCTAACTGACTGGAGTTACTAGGGTGAGGAGGTAAGAAACTCCTCGAGCCCCAGCTATAGACCAGTAAGACCACTGCTGCAACTCCTCTTTAATGACCTTGATACTATATTTCTGATTACTGTGCTTAGGGAAACTGTCTGCTTAGACCTTAACACGCTTATCTTAATTTTCCTTGATCTATCAGTAGCATTGTGCAATTTGATATCTATCAGTGTGCTTTTACAGCTATCAACAGGATTATCTAATTATCTTACCTGATCAATTAGCATGATCTCGCCTGCTTCTTCGATACGGTCAGGATAGAATGCAATTGCTCGCTCCCCTGTTACAATCTCTAACAGCGTGACACCATATCCAAATACATCTGTCTTAACTGATGGCCTTCCTGTCTTTATGTACTCAGGAGCTATGTGGCCTATAGTGCCACGAACCCCTGTCGTGACTGTGTTCCTTCCTATGTCCACCATCTTTGCCAACCCAAAATCTCCTACAACTGCTTCAAAGTTCCCATCAAGCAGGACATTGGCAGCCTTCACATCACGGTGGATGATCTTGGGATTACAGTGCTCATGAAGGTATTCCAATCCACGGGCAGCACCAAGAGCAATTCGCATTCTTGTAGTCCAATCTAATGCTGGTTCATTTAGTTTTATATCTGCATTTTCAAGTTTTGTTACTATCATATCTGAGAAGATGAagggtacaacaacaacaacaacaacatagccttttttcccaaacaagttggggtaggctagagatgaaacccgaaagaaataagttcaaggttcaggcacattgatagctagtctccaagcgctcctatccaaagctatctctttagagatattccaatccttaaggtctctcttaaccggctcatcccacgtcagtttaggtctacctctacccctctttacattatcgacccgctcaagaaccctattacgcaccggcgcctcaggaggccttcgttgaacatgtccaaaccatctcagccgatgctgggtaagtttctcctcaattggtgccaccccgaccctatcccgaataacttcgttccagactctatccctccttgtgtgcctgcaaaaccaccgcaacatccgcatctctgctacactcagttgctggacatgtcgcctttttgtaggccaacattcagcaccgtataacatcgccggacgaattgctgtcctataaaatttgccttttagcttttgtggcaccctcttgtcacaaaggatgccagaagcttgccgccatttcaaccagccagctgaaattctatgcctaacatcttcatcaatgtcgccatccttttgtagcaccgatcctaaatatcgaaaagtatccttctggaccaccacttgcctatctagactaacgtctcccccctcatgcctagtcgcgctgaaatcgcacatcatgtactcggtctacATGATGTGAAGATGAAGGGTATAGGGGAATTATTATGTTACATCATACTTTTATGAAATTATTATAATATCCTGGATAAAATTTAGAAAAAGATCAACTATGCATACTACATGTTTTCTACATCAAAACTTTACCTTCACTCCTAATTTCTTGCAATATATTAGCTTATAGACACAACTGCATTCTTCAAGTGACAATTCTGAGTGAAGACCAATCAAACAGACAAAGCCATAGACTTACAAATAAAGACATGATCAGAAAGAGATGATCTCAGCTTAGTTGAGTTGTACCTCTTAAACGGGAAGCAACACTCAGATTCTCCATGAAAGGGTAGACCAAGAGTCTTTCTTTCGGTGTCGTACAGAACCCTATCAACCTTAATATGTTCTTATGTACAGCAATGCTTATCAATTCAACTTCTCTGAGGAAAGGCAGGTCCCCTTCAGGACTCTCCACATCAAACAGTCGTTTCACTGCAATCTTTATACTGTCTGGACCTGGAAGAACTCCTTTGTACACCTTACCAAAACCTCCTTTGCCAAGAACATTCTGTTCACTGAAATTGTTGGTTGCAATCTGGAGCTCTCGCCATGAGAACCGCTTTATCTGCCCAAACTCTAGTCTGTGATCATTCTGACCTGGAATTGTTGAACATGTTCATCTTGTATCAGTTAAAATAAGTTGGGTATTTTCTTTCAGAATGCTAATTTATTTAGCCATTTCAATTTCTGAAAATGTTGTCTGCCTTGAAAAATGAAAATTACCACTATGGTCATCATCAAACAAACATAGTTATCCACTTATGCTCCTAGACAAACCTGAGACATCAATGAAGATTTCAGGTCGGTAATGCATTCTTTGCCACCATAACACAATTAGAACTCCAATGACAAGGAGAGTGACTGCTCCAGCAATGCTTCCAAGAACCACCTTTAGCTTGGAGTTTTTTGATCCGCCTGAATGTATTATGATCAAGTATTTAGCCTGAGAAAAATGCACTTACAGTCTCCCTCAAAATTTAGTGTTCAGTAGGGTTTGCCAGTTTGTCAGTAAAGTACCTGTCCTTGTGCTGCCTCCTTCAcatgaaaataaatgttggcCACAATTCAAATGGTTACCTGTATAGCTGGAAAGACAATTTTACAATTACTAAGTCTATTGTACAGTAGCacacatgaaatttgttttcatAATCTGCTTTGGTGCAGAAATGACATACTTGTATTGAGCCACCCGAAGTAGATATTGTGGTATTTCACCACTAAGATTATTATATGCAAGATTGCTGCAAAAAAAGTGGCGTATGATATATGATTGCAGAACTATTATTGACTTCCTTAAACAAACAAATGGCAGTAGTAAGCATAACATTCGTCAGGTTTTACATGATGAAGTTAAAAACTCACATATTATTCAATGATGGAAGATTTAAGAAAGAGCTTGGAATACTCCCGCTTAAATTGTTTTGGCTTAGATCCCTGTCCAAATTATCACATTGTTAGAGCCTTTTTATCACCCTTGATAACATAAGTGATGGCTGACTTACAGAATTTCAAGTTTAGGAAGATGGCCAAGGGAATCCGGTATTGAGCCATTTAAATTATTTTGTCCAAGGTTTAGAGTTGTCAAACTTGATAGGTTCCCAAACTCCTGAGGAATCCCTCCAGTTATGCTGTTGCCATTCAATAGCCTGAAACCATAGTATGTAGCAGTCAGCAAGGTTATCTGTTTTGTACGGGCACATAATTTTATATATGATTGGACCCATGTTTATGAGGACAAAATATAGACAGGCAAAAGAATGGAACTTACAGCTCTTGTAAAGTTGTTAGCTTTGCAATGCTGGGTGACAAGACCCCTGTTAATCCAGATGAGGACAAACTTCTGCAGAGTCAGAAATGAGAAACTAAGCAAATAGTCATGTAGACAAAGTTCGTTGCCTTACAAATTTACAATAGTGAAACTAGATAAGAGTGAAGTATAAAAATATTCCATCCAAATGAAAACACTTCTTTATGAAATTTCCTTATATTTGAAAACCACAATCTGAATTTGGTTGAACCTTAGCTGCCTTGGTCAATAATGGAATTCAAACTTCCAGCAAACTTACATTTTTGTAACTATGTTGTCTTGACAAGTAACATGGTCCCAATAGCAGGGGCTCATTTGATTATCGTTCCAGTCATGAAGGACACCACTGTTATCGTTGAGGGCTTGCCTCATTTCATAGAGTGCTTCAACTGCAGACAAAACAGTCTTATTTCTGGGGTCA
The genomic region above belongs to Panicum virgatum strain AP13 chromosome 8N, P.virgatum_v5, whole genome shotgun sequence and contains:
- the LOC120686278 gene encoding LRR receptor kinase SERK2-like isoform X2: MKLLAFVLVLLVCLQSSAAAEFQVEALYEMRQALNDNSGVLHDWNDNQMSPCYWDHVTCQDNIVTKISLSSSGLTGVLSPSIAKLTTLQELLLNGNSITGGIPQEFGNLSSLTTLNLGQNNLNGSIPDSLGHLPKLEILDLSQNNLSGSIPSSFLNLPSLNNINLAYNNLSGEIPQYLLRVAQYNYTGNHLNCGQHLFSCEGGSTRTGGSKNSKLKVVLGSIAGAVTLLVIGVLIVLWWQRMHYRPEIFIDVSGQNDHRLEFGQIKRFSWRELQIATNNFSEQNVLGKGGFGKVYKGVLPGPDSIKIAVKRLFDVESPEGDLPFLREVELISIAVHKNILRLIGFCTTPKERLLVYPFMENLSVASRLRDIKLNEPALDWTTRMRIALGAARGLEYLHEHCNPKIIHRDVKAANVLLDGNFEAVVGDFGLAKMVDIGRNTVTTGVRGTIGHIAPEYIKTGRPSVKTDVFGYGVTLLEIVTGERAIAFYPDRIEEAGEIMLIDQVKMLMEEGRLHEIVDRNLGGAYNHEELEKITQVALLCTHMDPDQRPAMSEVVQMLEGEFVPVERWEEWQLAELNRRQQHEMRQQRKLFSFSEESLNIQEAIELSTGR
- the LOC120686278 gene encoding LRR receptor kinase SERK2-like isoform X3; the protein is MRQALNDNSGVLHDWNDNQMSPCYWDHVTCQDNIVTKISLSSSGLTGVLSPSIAKLTTLQELLLNGNSITGGIPQEFGNLSSLTTLNLGQNNLNGSIPDSLGHLPKLEILDLSQNNLSGSIPSSFLNLPSLNNINLAYNNLSGEIPQYLLRVAQYNYTGNHLNCGQHLFSCEGGSTRTGGSKNSKLKVVLGSIAGAVTLLVIGVLIVLWWQRMHYRPEIFIDVSGQNDHRLEFGQIKRFSWRELQIATNNFSEQNVLGKGGFGKVYKGVLPGPDSIKIAVKRLFDVESPEGDLPFLREVELISIAVHKNILRLIGFCTTPKERLLVYPFMENLSVASRLRDIKLNEPALDWTTRMRIALGAARGLEYLHEHCNPKIIHRDVKAANVLLDGNFEAVVGDFGLAKMVDIGRNTVTTGVRGTIGHIAPEYIKTGRPSVKTDVFGYGVTLLEIVTGERAIAFYPDRIEEAGEIMLIDQVKMLMEEGRLHEIVDRNLGGAYNHEELEKITQVALLCTHMDPDQRPAMSEVVQMLEGEFVPVERWEEWQLAELNRRQQHEMRQQRKLFSFSEESLNIQEAIELSTGR
- the LOC120686278 gene encoding LRR receptor kinase SERK2-like isoform X1; translation: MPYTVKHYISQIASQTLNRFNKKSLHDDPRNKTVLSAVEALYEMRQALNDNSGVLHDWNDNQMSPCYWDHVTCQDNIVTKISLSSSGLTGVLSPSIAKLTTLQELLLNGNSITGGIPQEFGNLSSLTTLNLGQNNLNGSIPDSLGHLPKLEILDLSQNNLSGSIPSSFLNLPSLNNINLAYNNLSGEIPQYLLRVAQYNYTGNHLNCGQHLFSCEGGSTRTGGSKNSKLKVVLGSIAGAVTLLVIGVLIVLWWQRMHYRPEIFIDVSGQNDHRLEFGQIKRFSWRELQIATNNFSEQNVLGKGGFGKVYKGVLPGPDSIKIAVKRLFDVESPEGDLPFLREVELISIAVHKNILRLIGFCTTPKERLLVYPFMENLSVASRLRDIKLNEPALDWTTRMRIALGAARGLEYLHEHCNPKIIHRDVKAANVLLDGNFEAVVGDFGLAKMVDIGRNTVTTGVRGTIGHIAPEYIKTGRPSVKTDVFGYGVTLLEIVTGERAIAFYPDRIEEAGEIMLIDQVKMLMEEGRLHEIVDRNLGGAYNHEELEKITQVALLCTHMDPDQRPAMSEVVQMLEGEFVPVERWEEWQLAELNRRQQHEMRQQRKLFSFSEESLNIQEAIELSTGR